From one Lysinibacillus sp. G4S2 genomic stretch:
- a CDS encoding glycosyltransferase, translating to MKKVLVISNMYPTSDHLSFGIFVKNQVTALEKAGLDVDISVNTNPATGKKNTIMKYTKWGLSTLMKGLKNRKSIDVTHAHYVFPSGMLSLLLKKMFGIPFIVTAHGGDIERMAKKSTRIRNWTASILRESEHVIAVGPVLAQQIEQDFGIEKGKISIVSMGVNREVFTKGSQAAVCKELQLASEPFRFLFVGNVIKQKGVEELLQAFQMLKTKVSRPLELILVGSRRDQAFFQSLQPLISEDVKFIDPLKQQELVKWFQASDVFVLPSHLEGFGLVALEALATDTPVIASNVGGLVSLLGEGAGHLVEPENAMVLSEEMLRAVNTPKNQYMNREAVDKVLAIHDEKNITARCIAIYKSAVEGRDGL from the coding sequence ATGAAAAAAGTACTCGTCATTAGTAATATGTATCCAACATCTGATCATTTATCATTCGGTATTTTTGTGAAAAATCAAGTCACTGCACTTGAAAAAGCAGGACTAGACGTAGATATATCAGTAAATACAAATCCGGCGACAGGTAAGAAAAACACCATTATGAAATATACAAAATGGGGCTTATCGACATTGATGAAAGGCTTGAAAAACAGAAAGTCTATTGATGTCACACATGCACATTATGTGTTCCCATCTGGTATGCTGTCGTTGCTATTAAAGAAAATGTTTGGTATACCGTTTATCGTTACAGCACATGGCGGCGATATTGAGCGTATGGCGAAAAAGAGTACAAGGATTCGCAATTGGACAGCTAGTATTTTACGTGAAAGTGAACATGTTATCGCAGTAGGCCCTGTCTTAGCTCAACAAATTGAACAAGATTTTGGGATTGAAAAAGGTAAAATCTCTATCGTTAGCATGGGTGTGAATCGTGAGGTTTTCACAAAAGGAAGTCAAGCAGCAGTGTGCAAAGAACTGCAATTAGCTTCTGAGCCATTCAGATTTTTGTTTGTAGGAAATGTTATTAAGCAAAAAGGCGTTGAGGAGCTATTACAAGCTTTCCAAATGCTAAAAACAAAAGTATCTCGTCCTTTAGAGTTAATTCTTGTTGGTTCTAGAAGAGACCAAGCATTTTTCCAATCCTTGCAACCATTAATCAGTGAAGACGTCAAATTTATAGATCCACTAAAACAACAAGAACTAGTGAAGTGGTTCCAAGCAAGTGATGTCTTTGTATTACCATCCCATTTAGAAGGTTTTGGGTTAGTGGCATTAGAGGCTTTAGCGACAGATACACCTGTTATTGCTTCGAATGTAGGTGGACTTGTATCTTTGCTTGGAGAAGGCGCAGGGCATTTAGTGGAGCCCGAAAACGCTATGGTTTTATCTGAGGAGATGCTGCGTGCAGTGAACACGCCAAAAAATCAATATATGAATCGTGAAGCGGTCGACAAAGTATTAGCCATTCACGATGAAAAAAATATAACAGCTCGCTGTATAGCGATTTATAAGTCGGCCGTCGAAGGTAGGGATGGCTTATGA
- the murJ gene encoding murein biosynthesis integral membrane protein MurJ encodes MNKFIKLIGAVAIINVVARVFGFLREMIIAYQFGTGHTSDSISTAYMIPNFLYLVVGGAFTTVFISIYNRESTDKGLFVKQSFTIVAVTATIMTLIGMIFADPILDSFKTDKIVSEEEVALTRDLYLWMMPSSIFLVLSSWYSGLLNVNQKFHLSSFAILIYNAVFLLIAVVLSQTIGPIGYGISAFASAILMVYFLVIGYRKLDSFKVGLSFKQNVSTKELWIMVVPIMLGGATVQLYALLQRYIAGLLSLEGAVSSVNYASKLMQFPQAILITAVTTVIYPILSQKEADNDHASIKSLYSKGLHYLLLLLAPVTIFSYFYSTSLIQVVFEYSNFNAKSTAATAPVLAVFVLSMYFLAANGYITRFYYAKGDSMAPVIFSLLNVFGVNIAVIFLMVDSTGVVSIAWGTLISSIVNFIMLVVYASIKYDLKMGIFSKELQFFRALPPLIVITIVMYFSSEYLVFDNKWVTFIVGLVIFSAVLAGSYLLFGVKEVKEFSDKLKRKLLKQ; translated from the coding sequence ATGAATAAGTTTATAAAATTAATTGGGGCAGTTGCGATTATTAATGTTGTGGCCCGTGTTTTCGGATTTTTACGTGAAATGATTATCGCATACCAATTTGGTACTGGCCATACTTCCGACAGTATTTCTACTGCGTATATGATTCCAAACTTTTTATATTTAGTAGTTGGAGGAGCATTTACAACAGTTTTTATTTCTATTTATAACCGAGAATCAACGGACAAAGGACTATTCGTAAAGCAGTCGTTTACAATAGTTGCTGTGACAGCGACAATAATGACATTGATTGGGATGATCTTTGCTGATCCAATTTTAGATAGCTTTAAAACCGATAAGATTGTTAGCGAAGAAGAAGTGGCTTTAACAAGAGATCTTTATTTGTGGATGATGCCATCATCTATATTTCTTGTGTTATCTTCTTGGTATAGCGGTTTACTAAATGTAAATCAAAAATTTCATTTATCAAGCTTTGCCATTTTAATTTACAATGCGGTTTTCTTACTGATCGCAGTTGTATTATCGCAAACTATCGGCCCGATTGGATATGGTATTAGCGCATTTGCGAGCGCAATACTAATGGTGTATTTCTTAGTTATCGGTTACCGTAAATTAGATTCGTTTAAGGTAGGATTGTCTTTTAAACAAAATGTATCAACAAAAGAGTTGTGGATAATGGTTGTACCTATTATGCTTGGCGGTGCAACGGTTCAACTTTATGCACTACTACAGCGCTATATAGCAGGGCTATTATCATTAGAAGGAGCAGTATCATCTGTTAACTATGCTTCTAAGTTGATGCAATTCCCACAAGCTATATTAATTACGGCAGTAACGACAGTTATTTATCCAATTTTAAGTCAAAAGGAAGCTGATAATGACCATGCTTCTATAAAAAGCTTATATTCAAAGGGATTACATTACTTGTTACTATTACTTGCTCCAGTGACAATTTTCTCTTATTTTTATTCAACTAGTTTAATTCAAGTTGTTTTCGAATACAGCAATTTTAATGCGAAGTCAACGGCTGCAACAGCGCCGGTACTTGCCGTCTTCGTACTTTCTATGTATTTCCTTGCAGCAAACGGATACATTACACGCTTTTACTATGCAAAGGGTGACTCAATGGCACCTGTAATATTTAGTTTACTAAATGTATTTGGAGTAAATATTGCAGTTATTTTCTTAATGGTAGATTCAACTGGAGTAGTTTCAATTGCATGGGGGACTTTAATAAGTTCCATTGTGAACTTTATCATGCTTGTAGTGTATGCAAGCATTAAATATGATCTGAAAATGGGTATTTTCAGCAAAGAGCTACAATTTTTCAGAGCATTACCACCATTGATCGTTATCACGATTGTTATGTACTTTTCAAGCGAGTATTTAGTATTTGATAACAAGTGGGTAACTTTCATTGTAGGTCTTGTTATTTTTAGTGCTGTGCTTGCAGGCTCCTATTTATTATTTGGAGTGAAGGAAGTTAAAGAATTTAGTGATAAACTAAAAAGAAAACTTTTAAAACAATAG
- a CDS encoding TetR/AcrR family transcriptional regulator codes for MTRGRKINSNGERSKQLLLEKAVELFSEKGYHNTKISDIVKAANVTQPTFYLYFESKDSLYNDLNRRFQRGFDEVMSKQAEEVVKGLEGFVTMLKQKIQMLFVYIIENPKLTKIGLFESEQSFLVKSQLTQQLIYLIHLHDCDDVLQSYRVEINVVVDSFVGSLERLILTNLLEQKRLPCELARDLVHLYFLRENKVNL; via the coding sequence ATGACAAGAGGTAGGAAGATTAATTCAAATGGTGAACGAAGTAAACAATTATTGCTTGAAAAAGCAGTAGAGCTATTTTCTGAAAAAGGTTATCATAATACAAAAATTAGTGACATTGTAAAAGCTGCCAATGTAACACAGCCAACGTTTTATTTATATTTTGAAAGTAAGGACTCTCTTTATAACGATCTGAATAGACGATTTCAGCGTGGATTTGATGAGGTCATGAGTAAACAAGCAGAAGAAGTTGTAAAGGGATTAGAAGGCTTTGTGACAATGCTGAAGCAAAAAATACAAATGTTGTTCGTCTACATAATTGAAAACCCGAAATTAACGAAAATTGGATTATTTGAATCTGAACAGTCATTTTTAGTTAAATCTCAGCTTACACAGCAGTTAATTTACCTTATACACCTCCATGATTGTGATGATGTATTACAATCGTATCGTGTCGAAATTAACGTAGTTGTAGATAGTTTTGTAGGATCCTTGGAGCGTTTAATATTAACAAATTTACTTGAACAAAAAAGACTTCCTTGCGAGCTAGCAAGAGACTTAGTTCATTTATATTTTTTAAGAGAAAATAAAGTGAATCTTTAA